One genomic segment of Chiloscyllium plagiosum isolate BGI_BamShark_2017 chromosome 10, ASM401019v2, whole genome shotgun sequence includes these proteins:
- the cfl2 gene encoding cofilin-2 yields MASGVTVHDEVIKVFNDMKVRKSSSPEEVKKRKKAILFCLSDDKKQIIVEEAKEILVGEIGETVQDPYTSFVQLLPQTDCRYALYDATYETKESKKEDLVFIFWAPERASLKSKMIYASSKDAIKRKFTGIKHEWQVNGLDEIQDRIALAEKLGGNVVVSLEGISLHTDN; encoded by the exons GCCTCTGGAGTAACAGTACATGATGAAGTGATTAAAGTCTTCAATGACATGAAAGTAAGAAAATCATCGTCACCAGAAGAGgtcaagaaaagaaagaaagcgaTATTGTTCTGCCTTAGTGATGATAAAAAGCAAATAATTGTGGAGGAAGCCAAAGAGATTTTGGTGGGTGAGATTGGAGAAACTGTGCAGGATCCCTACACTTCTTTCGTTCAGCTGCTACCTCAGACCGACTGTCGTTATGCTTTATATGATGCTACTTACGAGACAAAAGAATCAAAGAAAGAAGATTTGGTATTTATATTCTG GGCTCCAGAAAGAGCATCTCTCAAAAGCAAGATGATATATGCTAGCTCAAAGGATGCTATTAAAAGGAAATTTACAG GTATTAAACACGAATGGCAAGTTAATGGATTAGATGAAATTCAGGACCGTATAGCACTTGCAGAGAAACTGGGAGGCAATGTGGTGGTTTCACTTGAAGGAATATCCTTGCATACTGACAATTGA